Part of the Priestia megaterium genome, AACGTACTTTTTTATACTCAGAAGTTAAGTCGATTTTAAATTATTCAATTCCTGAAAAAAATGTACAATAACATCTATTGTTTTTTCGGTCGTTTAAAAAGGTTTATTTATAGATTTAAATAGACACTTTATTATTAATTTCTTGTTATCTCAAAAGGTGTACCTTTTTGGAATGTTTATAATGGACAGTCCTTACCATAGACGAACCATACATAGTTAGATTCAATAACAATTCGTTCTTAGAATTGCAAGGGTCTTTTTATATTTTGTCTCGTTAAAAAAACAAAAAGCCTGAAGGCTAGTTAAGCCGCCTAAAGGCGGACTATTTTGCTTTTAAGCAGAAATGAATTTTTTATAAAGCTCTTGAGCTAGAGCGCACTCTAGGTATTATACTGAGAAACATCTTAAGATTAGAAAGGATTGATCAGTAATGTTAAATGTTGAAGAGAAGGTAGTTATTTTAACTGGAGCTTCAAGTGGAATCGGTGAAGCAACTGCTAAAGTACTTGCTAATAAAGGAGCTAAGGTTGTACTATCTGCAAGACGTGAGGACCGATTACGAAAACTCAAGTCAGAAATTGAAAATCGAGGTGGTACAGTCGAATATAAAGTAACAGACGTTACTTCTCAACAACAGTTAGAAGATCTTGCAAGTTTTACCCTAGATAACTTTGGACAAATTGATGTCCTGATTAACAATGCTGGTTTTATGCCCCTTTCTTATTTGCATGAAAAAAGAGTGACAGAATGGGAACAAATGATTGATGTAAATGTAAAAGGTGTCCTTTATGGTATTGCTGCGGTTCTCCCCTATATGAGAAGAAAAAAACAAGGGCATATTATTAATGTTTCTTCTGTTGCAGGGCACATAGCTTTTCCGTCAAGTGCTGTCTATTCAGGTACGAAATTTGCTGTAAGGGCTATTACTGAAGGGCTGCGACAGGAAGAAGTAGAAAATAATGTTCGTACAACAATTATTTCACCTGGGGCAGTGGATACAGAATTGGTAAATTGCATTTCTAATCAAGAAATTAAAAAAGGTATTGAAGAACAGATTAGGGAATTTGGACTTCCTGCGGAAGCAATTGCTAATTCGATTTTATATGCAATTTCTCAACCAGATAATATAGCTGTCAATGAAATAATTGTAAGACCAACTAAACAGGAAATATAATAAAGAAAGATATTGATATTTGTGGCTCACTTTTTTGTAAGTGGGCCTTTATTCCATAGTTATATGTAATAAATAATAAAGAGACAGGAGGTATTAACTATGAGCTAT contains:
- a CDS encoding SDR family oxidoreductase gives rise to the protein MLNVEEKVVILTGASSGIGEATAKVLANKGAKVVLSARREDRLRKLKSEIENRGGTVEYKVTDVTSQQQLEDLASFTLDNFGQIDVLINNAGFMPLSYLHEKRVTEWEQMIDVNVKGVLYGIAAVLPYMRRKKQGHIINVSSVAGHIAFPSSAVYSGTKFAVRAITEGLRQEEVENNVRTTIISPGAVDTELVNCISNQEIKKGIEEQIREFGLPAEAIANSILYAISQPDNIAVNEIIVRPTKQEI